A genomic region of Rheinheimera sp. MMS21-TC3 contains the following coding sequences:
- a CDS encoding endonuclease/exonuclease/phosphatase family protein — protein sequence MVNAKQVTFATFNVSMEAQNYLPHGQNGDATVLAKLLQSGSEPQIKNIAHIVQIVRPDVLLLNEFDYIADSEKGVKAFIRNYLNKAQGDAAAIDYPYFYYNTVNTGQPSPFDLDNDGVASGTGADAWGFGFYPGQYGMVLLSKYPIDTSAVRTFQHFKWKDMPDFMPTTKADGSPWYSKAAWQKFPLSSKSHWDIPLTIAGETVRVLMSHPTPPAFDGPEKRNANRNHDEIRFWLDYISENKADYIYDDNGKKGGLEEAVRFVIMGDQNASADKEGNALHCAICNLVNHDKVNNSLAPKSKGGAEHSPDNPVATFHTAAWRMRADYVLPSKFGFSVKESGVFWPAKDEANYHLVGSRNASSDHRLVWLKLALNQD from the coding sequence ATGGTGAACGCTAAACAAGTTACCTTTGCCACCTTTAACGTCAGTATGGAAGCGCAGAATTATTTGCCGCATGGCCAAAACGGTGATGCCACTGTGTTAGCTAAATTACTGCAAAGCGGCAGCGAGCCTCAGATCAAAAACATTGCTCATATCGTCCAGATTGTCAGGCCCGATGTGCTGCTGCTTAACGAGTTTGATTACATTGCCGATAGTGAAAAAGGCGTTAAAGCCTTTATCCGTAATTATCTGAATAAAGCACAAGGCGACGCGGCAGCAATTGATTATCCGTACTTTTACTACAACACGGTAAATACCGGCCAGCCCAGCCCGTTCGATTTAGACAACGATGGCGTTGCCAGTGGCACCGGAGCTGATGCCTGGGGTTTCGGCTTTTACCCAGGCCAGTATGGCATGGTGTTACTGTCCAAATACCCAATTGATACATCGGCTGTGCGTACTTTCCAGCATTTTAAATGGAAAGATATGCCTGACTTTATGCCGACGACTAAAGCCGATGGTAGCCCTTGGTATAGTAAAGCCGCTTGGCAGAAGTTTCCGCTTTCGTCGAAAAGCCACTGGGATATTCCTCTTACTATTGCGGGTGAAACCGTACGGGTATTAATGAGTCACCCTACACCACCTGCTTTTGATGGTCCTGAAAAACGTAACGCCAATAGAAACCATGATGAAATTCGTTTTTGGCTTGATTACATAAGTGAGAATAAAGCTGATTATATTTATGATGATAACGGTAAAAAAGGTGGGCTAGAAGAGGCTGTTCGCTTTGTTATTATGGGCGATCAGAATGCTTCTGCTGACAAAGAAGGTAATGCGCTACATTGCGCTATATGCAACTTAGTTAATCATGACAAAGTAAATAATAGCTTAGCACCAAAAAGTAAAGGCGGTGCAGAGCATAGTCCTGATAATCCAGTAGCAACTTTTCATACTGCAGCTTGGCGGATGCGAGCAGATTATGTGCTACCGTCAAAATTTGGGTTTAGTGTTAAAGAAAGTGGCGTGTTTTGGCCAGCTAAAGATGAAGCCAACTATCACTTAGTTGGCTCGCGCAATGCCAGTTCAGATCACCGCTTGGTATGGCTGAAACTGGCTTTAAACCAAGACTAA
- the rlmM gene encoding 23S rRNA (cytidine(2498)-2'-O)-methyltransferase RlmM produces MKQLLLYCRAGFEKECAAEIQDQAAKYDLFGFCKLSTNAAYVIFEAYDAEALANFYADYDFKQFIFIRQWCLLQADLLSFEPTDRIAAVLDAALSAELSGFGEVRVEYPDTNDGKTLSTLARKLTVPLRQALRKAGVLLAKENKRAPVLHLLLINGQQGYVGISYAENNSPLENGIMRLKFPNEAPSRSTLKLEEAFIQFIPKDEWETRLSSGMRAVDLGACPGGWTYQLVRRSMMVTAIDNGPMAQSLMDTGQVKHLMIDGFKFEPQKQNVYWLVCDMIEQPKRVADRIADWIVNKWCQESIFNLKLPMKKRYETVQEILASFEQRLQAAGIKYQLQVKHLYHDREEVTVHVRNLIIR; encoded by the coding sequence ATGAAACAACTATTATTATATTGCCGTGCCGGTTTTGAAAAAGAATGCGCAGCAGAAATTCAAGATCAAGCCGCTAAATATGACCTGTTTGGTTTTTGTAAGCTATCAACAAACGCGGCTTATGTCATATTTGAAGCATACGATGCTGAGGCTTTGGCCAACTTTTATGCTGATTATGATTTTAAGCAATTTATATTTATTCGCCAGTGGTGCTTGTTACAAGCCGATTTATTAAGCTTTGAACCAACAGATAGAATAGCCGCGGTGCTTGATGCAGCCTTATCGGCTGAGTTAAGTGGTTTTGGTGAAGTTAGAGTAGAGTACCCTGACACAAATGATGGTAAAACCTTGTCCACCTTGGCTCGTAAACTAACAGTGCCTTTGCGCCAAGCATTAAGAAAAGCCGGGGTATTATTAGCCAAAGAAAATAAGCGCGCCCCAGTTTTACACTTATTGTTAATTAACGGTCAGCAAGGTTATGTCGGTATTTCTTATGCTGAAAATAATAGCCCCTTAGAAAACGGTATTATGCGTTTAAAGTTTCCTAATGAAGCGCCTAGCCGTAGTACTTTAAAACTGGAAGAGGCATTTATTCAGTTTATTCCTAAAGATGAGTGGGAAACTCGCCTAAGTAGCGGTATGCGCGCTGTCGATCTCGGTGCTTGCCCAGGCGGTTGGACATATCAACTTGTACGCCGCTCTATGATGGTAACCGCAATAGATAATGGCCCTATGGCACAATCATTAATGGATACCGGTCAAGTTAAACATTTAATGATTGATGGTTTTAAATTTGAACCGCAAAAACAAAATGTTTATTGGTTAGTCTGCGATATGATTGAGCAACCTAAACGAGTGGCCGATAGAATTGCCGACTGGATTGTTAATAAATGGTGCCAAGAAAGTATTTTTAACTTGAAGTTGCCAATGAAAAAGCGCTATGAAACGGTGCAAGAAATTTTGGCAAGCTTTGAACAGCGTCTGCAAGCTGCTGGTATTAAATACCAGTTACAAGTTAAACATCTGTACCATGACCGAGAAGAAGTCACAGTGCATGTCCGAAATTTAATAATCCGCTAA
- a CDS encoding carboxypeptidase regulatory-like domain-containing protein, with protein sequence MKIKSLALAVTLALGVSNIAIAQETSSAVRGVVITEAGSTVSNATVTVTDKRNGTSRTLTTNDTGTFSARGLQVGGPYVLTVTGPEGRTETIDNVYLTLGETQNLNVVIQQADVERIAVTGAAITNSAYGSKSPVANFSLKDLQTIPAINRDLSDVVAADPRIYVDAGYARGIQCNGASPRFNSLTVDGVRMNDNFGLNDNGYPTERMPFSYDAIQQVAVEFAPFDVKYGRFTACNINAVTKSGTNEVTGSFFYDYTNDSLQGDKLEGTDLTPDNFSEKRYGLNVGGALVQDKLFWFAAYEKYEGADTFARGAQDTNAGTPVTGLNQADIDRIAQIARDVYGYEVGTPIGSSPVEDEKLLVKLDWYINDAHRAAFTYNYNDGGAVRESDGASYNYEFSDHYYDRNSVFESYVLQLFSDWTDNFSTEVRAGYSELDNTQQNIGPGGLGEVQITVNNGARATVFMGVDDSRQSNKLKYDTTFLKLAGTYTLGDHVIYGGYEFEEYNVFNMFVQHSIGEYRFSNIDAFENGIASTVYYGNGAGTHNPADAAANFGYATHTLYAQDEYYIYDMDMTITYGLRYDWYSSSDEPRVNENFVNRYGFANNTTFDGESLLQPRVGVNWNLNDNIELRGGVGLYSGGNPNVWLANGYQNDGVTAVQLSQRNVDLFSTPLSGEGRPLFDIPQNMYDSVTNANGDSAVNAVDPNFKLPKEWKYAIGGTYTFDEGTVVMADILYSIAKDQSIVRDIAMEQVGTLFDGRPVYASKEGSRREDFLLTNASEDAKKLTFSTSVSKNFDFGLDLSLAYAYTESEDANPMTSSVAYSNFTNFARSDFNNPESATSNYEIPHRFTFRASYNVDIVDGYTTTISLLGSHNKGRPYSYTFEGSLAGDYSTGRQLLYVPTGADDPNVVWGADEDGVPFDTDAFFAFVNESGLSKYSGRIAERNGFTSDWWTKVDLRVTQELPGFMEGHKAKAFFVIDNLTNLLNDDWGVLYEATFPQSASVVEATVNDEGQYVFNAFTNREPQARVTTPSLWRMTLGIEYKF encoded by the coding sequence ATGAAAATTAAAAGTCTAGCTCTTGCGGTAACGCTCGCTCTTGGCGTAAGCAATATCGCTATTGCGCAGGAAACCTCATCAGCAGTGCGCGGTGTTGTCATCACAGAAGCTGGTTCTACAGTTTCAAATGCAACAGTAACAGTAACAGATAAAAGAAATGGCACCAGCCGCACTTTAACGACTAATGATACAGGTACTTTCTCTGCGCGTGGTTTGCAGGTTGGTGGTCCATACGTGTTAACTGTTACCGGTCCTGAAGGTCGCACTGAAACAATTGATAATGTGTATCTAACTTTAGGTGAGACACAGAACCTGAATGTTGTGATTCAGCAGGCCGACGTAGAACGTATCGCAGTAACCGGTGCAGCTATTACAAACTCTGCTTACGGCAGCAAGAGCCCTGTGGCTAATTTCAGCTTGAAAGACTTACAAACAATTCCGGCTATTAACCGTGATTTGTCTGATGTTGTAGCCGCCGATCCGCGTATTTATGTAGATGCTGGTTATGCACGCGGTATTCAGTGTAACGGCGCAAGCCCACGTTTTAACAGCTTGACAGTTGATGGCGTGCGGATGAATGATAACTTTGGTCTGAACGACAATGGTTACCCAACAGAACGTATGCCGTTCTCTTACGACGCCATTCAGCAGGTCGCTGTTGAATTTGCACCGTTTGATGTTAAGTATGGTCGTTTCACAGCTTGTAATATCAACGCTGTAACAAAGTCAGGTACAAATGAAGTAACTGGTTCATTCTTCTATGACTACACTAACGATTCACTGCAGGGTGACAAGCTTGAAGGCACTGATTTAACTCCTGATAACTTCAGTGAGAAACGCTACGGCCTGAATGTTGGTGGTGCTTTGGTTCAAGACAAACTGTTCTGGTTTGCTGCTTACGAAAAATATGAAGGTGCAGACACCTTTGCCCGTGGTGCGCAAGATACCAATGCTGGTACGCCGGTTACCGGTTTGAACCAGGCTGACATTGACCGTATTGCACAAATTGCCCGTGACGTTTACGGCTATGAAGTTGGTACGCCTATCGGTTCATCTCCGGTTGAAGATGAAAAGCTGTTAGTGAAGTTAGACTGGTACATCAATGATGCTCACCGTGCTGCTTTTACATACAACTATAATGATGGTGGCGCTGTGCGCGAGTCAGACGGTGCTTCGTACAACTACGAGTTCTCTGATCACTATTATGACCGTAATTCTGTTTTTGAGTCCTATGTATTGCAGTTGTTTTCAGACTGGACTGATAACTTCTCGACTGAAGTTCGTGCAGGTTATTCAGAGCTGGATAATACTCAGCAAAATATCGGTCCGGGTGGCTTAGGTGAAGTACAAATCACAGTTAACAACGGCGCCCGTGCAACAGTATTTATGGGTGTTGACGACTCTCGTCAGTCTAACAAACTGAAATACGATACAACTTTCCTGAAACTGGCCGGTACATACACACTGGGTGACCACGTTATTTATGGCGGCTATGAGTTTGAAGAGTACAACGTGTTCAACATGTTTGTGCAGCACAGTATTGGTGAATATCGCTTTAGCAATATTGATGCTTTTGAAAACGGTATCGCCAGCACTGTTTATTATGGCAACGGTGCAGGTACCCATAACCCTGCTGATGCTGCAGCTAACTTCGGCTACGCAACCCATACTTTATACGCTCAGGATGAGTACTATATCTATGATATGGACATGACGATTACCTATGGTCTGCGTTATGACTGGTACAGCAGCAGCGACGAGCCGCGCGTTAATGAGAACTTTGTAAACCGTTATGGTTTTGCCAACAACACAACATTTGATGGCGAAAGCCTGCTGCAACCGCGCGTAGGAGTTAACTGGAATCTTAATGACAACATCGAGCTGCGTGGCGGTGTTGGTTTATATTCTGGTGGTAACCCTAACGTATGGTTAGCTAACGGTTATCAGAATGACGGTGTTACAGCTGTTCAGCTGAGTCAGCGTAACGTCGATTTGTTCTCCACCCCGTTGAGTGGTGAAGGCCGTCCGTTATTTGATATTCCACAAAATATGTATGATTCGGTAACCAACGCGAATGGCGACAGCGCAGTAAACGCGGTTGATCCTAACTTCAAGTTACCTAAAGAGTGGAAGTACGCTATCGGTGGTACTTATACCTTCGACGAAGGCACTGTTGTAATGGCAGATATTTTGTATTCAATTGCAAAAGATCAGTCTATTGTACGTGACATTGCTATGGAGCAGGTTGGAACACTGTTTGACGGTCGTCCGGTTTATGCTTCTAAAGAAGGTAGCAGAAGGGAAGACTTCCTGCTGACAAATGCCAGCGAAGATGCGAAGAAACTGACTTTCAGCACTTCTGTTAGTAAGAATTTTGACTTTGGTCTGGATCTGAGTTTGGCATATGCATACACAGAGTCTGAAGATGCTAACCCAATGACCAGCTCTGTGGCTTACTCAAACTTTACTAACTTTGCCCGCAGCGATTTCAACAACCCTGAGTCAGCAACGTCAAACTATGAGATCCCTCACCGTTTCACGTTCCGTGCCAGCTATAATGTTGATATCGTAGATGGTTACACTACTACTATTAGTCTGTTAGGTTCACATAACAAAGGTCGTCCTTACAGCTACACCTTTGAAGGTAGCTTAGCGGGTGACTACTCTACTGGACGTCAGTTACTTTATGTACCAACGGGCGCTGATGATCCAAACGTTGTTTGGGGTGCAGATGAAGATGGTGTGCCGTTTGATACTGATGCGTTCTTCGCATTTGTTAATGAAAGTGGTTTAAGTAAATACTCTGGCCGTATTGCTGAGCGTAACGGTTTTACCAGCGATTGGTGGACTAAGGTTGATTTACGTGTAACACAGGAACTGCCAGGTTTTATGGAAGGCCATAAAGCTAAAGCTTTCTTCGTTATCGATAACTTAACCAACCTGTTGAATGATGACTGGGGCGTACTGTACGAAGCAACATTCCCACAATCTGCTTCAGTGGTTGAAGCTACGGTTAACGATGAAGGTCAATATGTATTTAACGCTTTTACTAACCGTGAACCACAAGCCCGTGTTACTACGCCTTCTCTGTGGCGTATGACGTTAGGTATAGAATACAAGTTCTAA
- a CDS encoding RimK family alpha-L-glutamate ligase, with the protein MHRLAEFDGLFIRETTAVNHHTFYMAQKAEREGLAVIDDPNSILRCGNKVYLHTLFEQHKVPMPDGVMLFKHDEDNLVRAVDALGLPLVLKIPDGSFSRGVVKVKTLTDFKTQLTELFNQSSIILAQRYTFTEYDWRIGVLNGQAIFACKYFMARNHWQIYMHGKTKTQSGGFTTCAVNEVPVHVLQAAIKACAPIGDSLYGVDVKQDGDKVYVIEVNDNPNIDDGVEDLHLGNKLYDMIVEDFIRRIELKR; encoded by the coding sequence ATGCATCGCTTAGCTGAGTTTGATGGTTTATTTATTCGCGAAACCACAGCTGTAAATCATCACACTTTTTATATGGCACAAAAAGCTGAACGTGAAGGCTTAGCTGTTATAGACGATCCAAATTCGATCTTACGTTGTGGTAACAAGGTTTATTTACATACGTTATTTGAGCAGCATAAAGTACCGATGCCAGATGGCGTAATGCTATTTAAACATGATGAAGATAACTTAGTTAGGGCTGTAGATGCCCTAGGCTTACCCTTAGTACTTAAAATCCCGGATGGAAGTTTTTCTAGGGGAGTAGTCAAAGTAAAAACTTTGACCGACTTTAAAACTCAGCTCACAGAGTTATTTAACCAAAGCTCGATCATTTTAGCCCAGCGCTATACCTTTACTGAATATGACTGGCGTATAGGTGTGCTAAATGGTCAAGCAATCTTCGCCTGTAAGTATTTTATGGCACGCAATCATTGGCAAATCTATATGCACGGTAAAACTAAAACCCAAAGCGGTGGCTTTACCACTTGTGCTGTTAACGAGGTCCCTGTGCATGTATTACAGGCGGCGATTAAAGCTTGTGCACCTATAGGTGATAGTTTATACGGTGTCGATGTGAAACAAGACGGCGATAAAGTCTATGTGATCGAAGTTAACGACAACCCTAATATAGATGATGGCGTTGAGGACTTACATTTAGGTAATAAGTTATATGACATGATAGTAGAAGACTTTATTCGTCGTATTGAACTTAAACGCTGA
- the udk gene encoding uridine kinase has product MGKNTIIAIAGASASGKSLFASTVYQELVAELGGERIAILSEDAYYRDQSHLSFEQRTLTNYDHPAAFEHELLASHLNALRNGKAIQMPQYSYKTHTRTEETITVQPAKVILVEGILLLTDEQLRAQFDISVFMDTPLDVCLLRRIKRDLEERGRSLSSVTEQYETSVRPAFFEFIAPSKQYADLVVTRGGKNQIAIDIIKAKIRQLLAEK; this is encoded by the coding sequence GTGGGAAAAAACACTATTATTGCGATTGCTGGCGCTTCGGCATCCGGCAAAAGCCTTTTTGCATCAACGGTATACCAGGAGCTGGTGGCTGAACTTGGCGGTGAACGTATCGCTATTTTGTCAGAAGATGCGTATTACCGTGATCAGAGTCATTTATCATTTGAGCAGCGTACGCTGACTAACTATGATCATCCCGCAGCTTTTGAACATGAGTTACTGGCTTCTCACCTGAATGCTTTGCGAAATGGCAAAGCGATTCAGATGCCGCAGTATAGCTACAAAACGCATACCCGCACTGAAGAAACTATTACCGTGCAGCCGGCCAAAGTGATTTTGGTAGAAGGTATATTACTGCTAACTGACGAGCAATTACGCGCGCAGTTTGATATCAGCGTGTTTATGGATACGCCACTGGACGTGTGTTTATTACGGCGGATTAAGCGCGATTTAGAAGAGCGTGGCCGTAGTTTAAGTTCGGTAACCGAGCAGTACGAAACCTCAGTGCGTCCGGCATTCTTTGAGTTTATCGCACCATCAAAACAATATGCCGATTTGGTGGTTACCCGTGGCGGTAAAAACCAAATTGCTATCGATATAATAAAAGCAAAAATTCGCCAGTTGCTTGCAGAAAAATAA
- a CDS encoding isopenicillin N synthase family dioxygenase, whose protein sequence is MVQQVPTLDIRRFSTDKENFVSEIGQAYTEFGFCGISGHDIPAPVVANAYDAIKAFFALSAEVKAKYHLAGKGGARGYTALGIETAKDSKFPDLKEFYHIGREYVGTAQHPSLYPNIWPSEILGFKQATYTLFSKLEQLGHTVLEALALYLGQEQQYFADKVNYGNSILRPIHYPPITNTSTLSIRAGQHEDINLITLLVGSNEAGLEILRRDGSWLPITTIEGTIVVNIGDMLQRLTNHVLPSTTHRVVNPAGVAAGEPRYSIPFFMHPNPDFVIETLSSCISAERPNRYPEPISANDYLLQRLQEIGLFK, encoded by the coding sequence ATGGTACAGCAAGTTCCAACTTTAGATATTAGGCGGTTTAGTACCGACAAAGAAAACTTCGTCTCCGAAATTGGCCAGGCATACACTGAATTTGGTTTTTGTGGTATTAGCGGCCATGATATTCCAGCGCCAGTAGTAGCTAATGCCTATGATGCTATTAAGGCATTCTTTGCATTATCGGCAGAGGTAAAAGCCAAATATCATCTAGCAGGAAAGGGCGGGGCACGGGGTTATACTGCACTAGGGATAGAAACAGCCAAAGACAGTAAGTTTCCAGATCTAAAAGAGTTTTATCATATAGGTCGAGAATATGTAGGCACAGCACAGCACCCAAGTTTGTACCCAAATATTTGGCCAAGTGAAATTTTAGGCTTTAAACAGGCAACTTATACTTTATTTAGCAAACTTGAGCAGTTAGGTCATACCGTACTAGAGGCGTTAGCCTTGTATTTAGGCCAAGAACAACAGTATTTTGCAGATAAAGTAAATTATGGTAATTCAATATTACGTCCAATTCACTATCCACCAATTACCAACACCAGCACCCTATCTATTCGAGCTGGGCAACATGAGGATATTAATTTAATTACCCTTTTAGTTGGTTCAAATGAGGCAGGCTTAGAAATTTTACGTCGTGATGGCAGCTGGCTACCGATAACAACAATCGAGGGCACTATAGTTGTAAATATTGGCGACATGTTGCAGCGTTTAACTAATCATGTCTTGCCTTCAACTACCCATAGGGTGGTAAATCCCGCGGGCGTTGCTGCTGGTGAGCCACGTTATTCAATTCCGTTTTTTATGCACCCTAACCCTGACTTTGTTATTGAAACATTAAGCAGCTGTATTAGTGCAGAAAGGCCTAATCGCTATCCAGAACCTATAAGTGCTAATGATTATTTGTTGCAGCGTTTACAGGAAATTGGCCTATTTAAGTAA
- a CDS encoding peptidase C39 family protein — translation MHIFSADRISLRSIKRFIPEPRNDLIVLEKSGQIAGYFLLLYRAGTSLARLYSIAINPAFRKQGLAEILMQQAERAAAKRLCVLLRLEVRPDNSGAIALYHKLGYSDFAIKHDFYEDHSDAICMQKQVIQFDTTSVTRQVPYIAQTTPFTCGPACLLMVFNYFLPNQFNPQQLEIDIWREATTIFMTSGHGGCGPRGLALAAWQRGFTAEVYINKDGPLFTTSVRSEAKKLIIQRVHDSFKQRMEQLRLTVHHTDLTIAMIKQQLEQGMLLVVLISTWQFDKSKAPHWVVVCAVDEHFVYINDPDIEDIPWLSTTERQYIPIEHKVFIRAFSYGKNRLKAAVAIKPR, via the coding sequence ATGCATATCTTTAGCGCAGATAGAATTAGCTTACGGAGCATTAAACGTTTTATTCCTGAACCGCGGAATGATCTAATTGTATTAGAAAAAAGTGGTCAGATTGCCGGCTACTTTTTATTGCTATATCGAGCAGGTACCAGTTTAGCCAGATTGTATTCAATAGCCATTAATCCTGCTTTTCGTAAACAAGGATTAGCTGAAATCTTAATGCAGCAAGCAGAACGAGCGGCAGCTAAACGTTTATGTGTATTATTAAGGCTTGAAGTAAGGCCAGATAATAGCGGGGCAATAGCTTTATACCATAAGCTGGGCTACAGCGATTTTGCTATTAAGCATGATTTCTATGAAGATCATAGTGATGCTATATGTATGCAAAAGCAGGTTATTCAATTTGACACTACTAGCGTTACCCGACAAGTACCCTATATAGCGCAAACGACTCCATTCACTTGCGGGCCTGCCTGTCTATTAATGGTATTCAATTACTTTTTACCTAATCAATTTAATCCACAACAGTTAGAAATTGATATCTGGCGTGAAGCCACCACAATATTTATGACATCAGGTCATGGTGGCTGTGGTCCAAGAGGTTTAGCTTTAGCTGCATGGCAACGGGGATTTACTGCCGAAGTGTACATTAATAAAGATGGGCCACTCTTTACTACATCGGTACGTAGTGAAGCTAAAAAATTAATTATACAGCGAGTACACGATAGCTTTAAACAGCGAATGGAGCAGTTGAGATTAACGGTGCATCATACAGATTTAACAATAGCCATGATTAAACAGCAGTTAGAGCAAGGCATGCTACTCGTCGTATTAATTAGCACTTGGCAATTTGATAAAAGTAAAGCACCGCATTGGGTGGTGGTCTGTGCAGTGGACGAACATTTTGTCTATATAAATGATCCCGATATAGAGGATATACCTTGGTTATCTACTACTGAGCGCCAATATATTCCAATAGAACATAAAGTATTTATTCGTGCCTTTAGTTACGGTAAAAATAGATTAAAAGCTGCGGTTGCTATAAAACCACGTTAA
- a CDS encoding NupC/NupG family nucleoside CNT transporter, which yields MMGLVGIVVLLLTAYAASAHRNCINWRTVVGAFAIQLLLGAFVLYIPFGQDVLLSISNFFANVISYAADGTEFLFGDIGRKSQGFIFAVHVLTIIIFFSSLIAVLYHIGVMTWVIRIIGGGLQKLLGTSRPESMSAAANIFVGQTEAPLIVRPFIPSMTRSELFAVMVGGLASVAGSVLAGYAGIGIELKYLIAASFMAAPGGFLMAKLILPETESTKNELNELKVDTQYTNLIDAAAAGAASGLQLALNVGAMLLAFIGLIALINGAIGGIAGWFGIDGLTLQVIFGYIFQPLAFILGVSWEEARLAGSFIGQKLVINEFVAYLDFIKTITPTDANPTIPLSGHSQIIITFALCGFANFSSIAILLGGLGGMAPSRRADIAELGLKALLAATLANLMSAAIAGIFFTLG from the coding sequence ATGATGGGTCTAGTCGGTATTGTTGTCTTGTTGCTTACAGCTTATGCCGCATCAGCGCATCGCAATTGTATCAATTGGCGAACTGTAGTTGGTGCTTTTGCCATCCAGTTATTGCTAGGTGCTTTTGTACTTTACATCCCCTTTGGTCAAGATGTATTGCTAAGTATTTCTAATTTTTTTGCAAATGTTATTAGCTATGCTGCTGATGGTACTGAGTTTTTATTTGGTGATATAGGGCGTAAGTCGCAAGGGTTTATTTTTGCGGTCCATGTATTAACCATTATTATCTTTTTCTCTTCATTAATCGCAGTGCTTTACCATATCGGCGTTATGACATGGGTTATTCGAATTATCGGTGGCGGTTTACAAAAGCTATTAGGGACTAGCCGTCCGGAATCTATGTCAGCTGCAGCCAATATCTTTGTTGGTCAAACTGAGGCCCCGCTTATTGTCCGTCCCTTTATTCCTAGTATGACACGTTCAGAACTTTTTGCCGTTATGGTAGGGGGATTAGCTTCTGTCGCTGGCTCAGTTTTGGCAGGCTATGCTGGGATAGGTATAGAGTTAAAATACTTAATCGCAGCAAGCTTTATGGCCGCCCCAGGTGGGTTTTTAATGGCAAAGTTAATTCTTCCTGAAACTGAATCGACTAAAAATGAACTAAACGAACTTAAAGTCGATACTCAATATACTAATTTAATTGATGCCGCAGCAGCAGGGGCAGCGAGTGGGCTACAATTAGCTTTAAATGTTGGTGCTATGTTATTAGCTTTTATTGGTTTAATAGCTTTGATTAATGGTGCTATTGGCGGCATAGCGGGCTGGTTTGGTATTGATGGCTTAACGTTACAAGTTATATTTGGTTATATATTTCAGCCTTTAGCTTTTATCTTAGGAGTGTCTTGGGAAGAAGCGCGGTTGGCGGGCAGTTTTATAGGGCAAAAGCTTGTCATCAATGAGTTTGTCGCTTATTTGGACTTTATAAAAACTATCACGCCTACTGATGCTAACCCAACGATACCATTAAGTGGCCATAGCCAAATTATTATTACTTTTGCTTTATGCGGCTTTGCTAACTTTTCGTCAATTGCCATTTTACTTGGTGGTTTAGGTGGAATGGCCCCTAGTCGTCGTGCTGATATCGCAGAGTTAGGCTTAAAAGCATTGTTGGCAGCAACACTAGCAAACTTAATGAGTGCGGCAATTGCAGGAATTTTCTTTACTTTAGGGTAA